One Colius striatus isolate bColStr4 chromosome 10, bColStr4.1.hap1, whole genome shotgun sequence genomic region harbors:
- the TSEN15 gene encoding tRNA-splicing endonuclease subunit Sen15 isoform X1, which translates to MATHPTFTEMMSLDISDSAQIYAAFVVYLDLLEGRNWPEVKHVGVAELQLVCLHARAKEQDSLQVMVPVPAHMSLSHERIREIMMKAALPQEDPDTPLSVTLAIVESDSTVVYYKVTDGFVLPDPPDSTEDGDNKQWRKKRKKPFK; encoded by the exons ATGGCGACTCACCCCACG TTCACAGAAATGATGTCTCTTGATATATCTGACAGTGCTCAAATCTATGCTGCTTTTGTGGTATACCTGGACCTCTTAGAAG GGAGAAACTGGCCTGAAGTGAAGCACGTTGGAGTAGCAGAACTGCAACTTGTGTGTTTACATGCGCGTGCAAAAGAACAGGACAGCCTCCAAGTGATGGTGCCAGTGCCTGCGCACATGTCGTTAAGCCACGAGAG GATAAGAGAAATCATGATGAAAGCAGCTCTCCCACAAGAGGATCCCGACACCCCGCTGTCAGTTACCTTGGCCATAGTTGAGTCAGACTCCACAGTGGTCTATTATAAAGTGACTGATGGCTTTGTGTTACCAGATCCTCCTGACAGTACTGAAGATGGGGACAATAAAcagtggagaaagaaaagaaagaagcctTTCAAATGA
- the TSEN15 gene encoding tRNA-splicing endonuclease subunit Sen15 isoform X2 translates to MMSLDISDSAQIYAAFVVYLDLLEGRNWPEVKHVGVAELQLVCLHARAKEQDSLQVMVPVPAHMSLSHERIREIMMKAALPQEDPDTPLSVTLAIVESDSTVVYYKVTDGFVLPDPPDSTEDGDNKQWRKKRKKPFK, encoded by the exons ATGATGTCTCTTGATATATCTGACAGTGCTCAAATCTATGCTGCTTTTGTGGTATACCTGGACCTCTTAGAAG GGAGAAACTGGCCTGAAGTGAAGCACGTTGGAGTAGCAGAACTGCAACTTGTGTGTTTACATGCGCGTGCAAAAGAACAGGACAGCCTCCAAGTGATGGTGCCAGTGCCTGCGCACATGTCGTTAAGCCACGAGAG GATAAGAGAAATCATGATGAAAGCAGCTCTCCCACAAGAGGATCCCGACACCCCGCTGTCAGTTACCTTGGCCATAGTTGAGTCAGACTCCACAGTGGTCTATTATAAAGTGACTGATGGCTTTGTGTTACCAGATCCTCCTGACAGTACTGAAGATGGGGACAATAAAcagtggagaaagaaaagaaagaagcctTTCAAATGA